The DNA sequence TCCTTTTTAACAAGGTGTTATACGTCCTTTATCATAACGCACTTTTCCGTTTTGAAAAAGAGAAACATTCTGGGTAAAGGCCTAACGCTTGAGCTCTTTTTCAATTTTTGTTACATTAACGAAGAACATGAAAGGAGTTTTACAATGGGTGGAGCAATTCATGGCAAGAAAGAACAAATGGATTATTTGAATAACCGTATTACAATGGTGTTGAATGTCTTAGATGCCATTGACCCTGAAGAAGCAGGCGTTGATGAAATCGACCGTATCATAGATATGTTAGATGAACTTGAATTTAAGTGTAAACAATTTCGTAATTCATGGTCGGAGGAGTGATAACATGCGTCTATACCTCGTTCGTCACGGCGAATCACTTGGCAATGTTCAGGGAATCATTCAAGGTCAGGCTGATTTCCCTCTTTCCCCTCTCGGACAAATTCAAGTCCAACAGCTCGGCAAGCATTTTCAGTCCATTCCTTTTGATTACATATACAGTAGCGATTTAACAAGAGCACAAGAAACTGCACAAGCTATAGCAAGCAACCGGGAGAAAACCATTCATCCTTGGGAGAAGGTTCGTGAAATCTTTTTAGGCCCTCTACAAGGCAAAACGCAACAAGAAATTTTTACTGAATATCCCGAACTCGAAGACCGTGCGTTACTTACGTCAGGGATAGCGGGAACGGAAACCGTTGAGGACATTACAAGCCGTTGTGCGTATGTATGGGACCAAATGACAAAGGCACATCAAGATAATGATGTGGTCATCGTATCCCATGGTGGTTTTATTAGTATTTTTATCATGTATCTTATGTTAGGTAATGATTGGCATCTTCATCACCGTCCGTTTCATATTGGCAATACAGGTATCACCTTAATTGAAGCAAAAGCGGGAAGAAAGCCGGTATTCCACTATATTAACGATACGAGTCACATTCGTACTGAGGAACAAATCTCGTAATCTAGGCATTTATAAAGGTCTTTCGAATCAGCTTAAATGGGCGTATAATAAAACCTATGAGTCAAAAGAAAAAAGGAGTGGAGAGAGTGGAAAAGTTAGTTGAAAGCATGTACAACCTTGTTGTAGAAACATCTACGAATCTACCATATGACGTTCGAAAAGCAGTAGCAGCAGCGAAAGCAAAGGAAAATGCAGGAACGCGTGCAGCTCTTTCTCTAGGAACGATTACAGATAATATTCAAATGGCAGATGAAAAAGTATCACCGATTTGCCAAGATACAGGAATGCCAACATTTGAAATTAAAGTACCAGTTGGTGTCAATCAAATTACATTTAAAAAAGCGATATATGAAGCAATTGAAAAAGCGACAAAAGATGGAAAGCTTCGTCCGAACTCTGTTGATTCGTTAACAGGGGCAAACAGCGGGAACAATCTTGGAGATGGAACGCCTGTTATTCACTTTGAACAATGGGAAGAAGAGTATATCGATGCACGCTTAATTTTAAAAGGTGGCGGCTGTGAGAACAAAAACATTCAGTACAGCTTACCAGCTGAGCTTGAAGGTCTTGGCAGAGCAGGTCGTGATTTGGATGGTATCCGTAAATGTATTATGCACTCAGTTTACCAAGCACAAGGGCAAGGCTGTAGTGCCGGCTTTATCGGTGTAGGTATCGGCGGAGACCGTTCAGCAAGTTACCTTCTTGCCAAAGAACAGCTTTTCCGCACAGTGGATGATGTAAACGATAATCCAGACCTTGCGAAGCTAGAAGACTATGTCATGGAAAACGCCAATAAGCTTGGAATTGGTACAATGGGCTTTGGTGGCGAAGCGACGTTACTAGGCTGTAAAATCGGAGCGATGCACCGCTTACCAGCTAGCTTCTTCGTCTCCGTAGCATATAACTGCTGGGCTTTCCGTCGCTTAGGTGTTC is a window from the Bacillus alkalicellulosilyticus genome containing:
- a CDS encoding SE1561 family protein; this encodes MGGAIHGKKEQMDYLNNRITMVLNVLDAIDPEEAGVDEIDRIIDMLDELEFKCKQFRNSWSEE
- a CDS encoding histidine phosphatase family protein, which produces MRLYLVRHGESLGNVQGIIQGQADFPLSPLGQIQVQQLGKHFQSIPFDYIYSSDLTRAQETAQAIASNREKTIHPWEKVREIFLGPLQGKTQQEIFTEYPELEDRALLTSGIAGTETVEDITSRCAYVWDQMTKAHQDNDVVIVSHGGFISIFIMYLMLGNDWHLHHRPFHIGNTGITLIEAKAGRKPVFHYINDTSHIRTEEQIS
- a CDS encoding fumarate hydratase, which translates into the protein MSQKKKGVERVEKLVESMYNLVVETSTNLPYDVRKAVAAAKAKENAGTRAALSLGTITDNIQMADEKVSPICQDTGMPTFEIKVPVGVNQITFKKAIYEAIEKATKDGKLRPNSVDSLTGANSGNNLGDGTPVIHFEQWEEEYIDARLILKGGGCENKNIQYSLPAELEGLGRAGRDLDGIRKCIMHSVYQAQGQGCSAGFIGVGIGGDRSASYLLAKEQLFRTVDDVNDNPDLAKLEDYVMENANKLGIGTMGFGGEATLLGCKIGAMHRLPASFFVSVAYNCWAFRRLGVHIDPSTGDITNWLYKDGEKIDFAKVEEEVAAAAEEKQDVREVVLQAPITEEQIRELRVGDVVILNGMLHTGRDAIHHHLMDHDAPIDLNGQVIYHCGPVMLKDEAGEWHVKAAGPTTSIREEPYQGDIMKKFGIRAVIGKGGMGPKTLKALEEHGGVYLNAIGGAAQYYAKCIKKVQGVDLMEFGVPEAMWHLEVEGFAAIVTMDSHGNSLHADVDKSSLEKLAEFKERVF